The Candidatus Thermoplasmatota archaeon genome includes a window with the following:
- a CDS encoding methionine adenosyltransferase, with product MERNIFIEQLTHTPIEKQNIEFVERKGIGHPDSIADGLAESVSRALCKMYRERYGRILHHNTDEVEVVGGQSAPRFGGGYMLEPIYVLLVGRATTEVNGERLPYRTCALKAAYSYLEKTCKNLDVEWDVTLDCRIGQGSVDLRGLYETKRLLANDTSFGVGFAPLSETEKITLETEKFINCKLWHKLPELGEDVKVMACRMGDEIDLTVAVAIVSSKVPDKGHYESAIEEATSKIHDFAQGFTDRKLKVFVNTADDYRKGIYYLTVSGLSMENGDDGSVGRGNRANGLITPMRPMSMEASAGKNPVTHVGKLYNILANIVASDIIKMGKGDIVEVHTRMLSQIGRPIDAPQAASANVIYAPNVNQKRYEKEIRAIYDDGLARITDLTDLIVKGKVTVF from the coding sequence ATGGAAAGGAACATTTTCATTGAGCAACTGACCCACACTCCCATTGAAAAGCAGAACATCGAGTTCGTCGAGAGGAAGGGTATCGGACACCCGGACAGCATCGCTGACGGGCTGGCCGAGAGTGTTTCCAGGGCTCTGTGCAAGATGTACCGGGAGAGGTACGGCAGGATACTGCACCACAACACCGATGAGGTGGAGGTCGTTGGCGGCCAGTCCGCACCCAGGTTCGGCGGCGGGTACATGCTAGAGCCGATATATGTGCTCCTGGTTGGTCGAGCGACCACTGAAGTCAACGGAGAGAGGCTCCCGTACAGGACGTGTGCCCTAAAAGCCGCGTATTCCTACCTGGAGAAGACCTGCAAGAACCTTGATGTGGAATGGGATGTGACCCTTGACTGCAGGATCGGACAGGGCAGCGTCGACCTGAGAGGACTCTACGAGACCAAGCGGCTTCTCGCAAACGACACTTCGTTCGGAGTCGGATTCGCGCCCCTCAGCGAGACCGAGAAGATCACGCTCGAGACTGAGAAGTTCATCAACTGCAAGCTTTGGCACAAGCTTCCCGAGCTTGGTGAGGATGTCAAGGTCATGGCTTGCCGGATGGGCGACGAGATCGATCTGACAGTCGCGGTCGCGATAGTTTCCTCCAAGGTCCCAGACAAGGGCCATTATGAGAGCGCCATCGAGGAGGCGACCAGCAAGATCCATGATTTCGCCCAGGGATTCACGGACAGGAAGCTCAAAGTTTTCGTCAACACCGCGGACGATTACAGGAAGGGCATCTACTACCTGACGGTGTCGGGGCTGAGCATGGAGAATGGCGATGATGGTTCTGTGGGCAGAGGCAACCGCGCCAACGGCTTGATCACACCGATGAGGCCGATGAGCATGGAGGCATCCGCGGGCAAGAACCCAGTCACACATGTTGGCAAGCTGTATAACATACTGGCCAACATTGTTGCCAGCGACATCATCAAGATGGGCAAGGGGGACATCGTCGAGGTGCACACCAGGATGCTTTCTCAGATCGGCCGTCCGATCGACGCACCCCAGGCCGCTAGCGCCAACGTCATCTACGCCCCGAATGTGAACCAGAAGAGGTACGAGAAGGAGATCAGGGCGATCTATGACGACGGACTCGCTAGAATAACCGACCTGACGGACTTGATCGTGAAGGGCAAGGTCACTGTGTTCTGA
- the ablA gene encoding lysine 2,3-aminomutase, whose protein sequence is MRSYKEVSLWKNVTKEQWDDWRWQVANRITTVDQLKEVVNLTPDEEAGVHESLKILRMAISPYFAMLMDPDDPHDPIRMQAIPTIKELDFSASDMEDPLFEDIDSPVHGLTHRYPDRVLFLITDMCANYCRHCTRRRLAGQQDHQRDKASIDAAIKYITKHEEIRDVLLSGGDPLLVSDSFLEDIIKRLKAIDHVEIVRIGSRTPCTMPQRITPELCKMLTKYHPMWLNTHFNHPKEITPESKKAVEMLVDHGIPVGNQSVLLKGINDCPTIMKKLVQDLVKIRCRPYYFYQCDLSRGIEHFRTSVAKGIEIAEALRGHTSGFSIPTFIVDGPGGGGKIPIAPQYLISMSDKRVVLRNYEGGTFSYPEPKDRISVCPPTCKMCDDYSKVESKEGVAGVLSGKKMCLVPEGSLRESRRKGYRKKK, encoded by the coding sequence ATGAGGTCTTACAAAGAAGTCTCTCTCTGGAAGAACGTCACGAAAGAGCAGTGGGACGATTGGAGATGGCAGGTCGCGAATAGGATCACCACCGTCGACCAGCTCAAGGAGGTCGTCAACCTCACCCCAGATGAAGAGGCGGGAGTGCACGAATCGCTCAAGATTCTCAGAATGGCCATCAGCCCGTACTTCGCAATGTTAATGGACCCGGACGACCCGCACGACCCTATCAGGATGCAGGCCATACCCACGATCAAGGAATTGGATTTCAGCGCATCTGACATGGAGGACCCTCTGTTCGAGGACATAGACTCGCCCGTGCACGGCCTCACGCACAGGTACCCGGACAGAGTTCTGTTCCTCATCACCGATATGTGTGCCAACTACTGCAGGCACTGCACGAGGAGAAGGCTGGCAGGACAGCAGGACCACCAGCGAGACAAGGCTTCGATTGACGCCGCCATCAAGTACATCACTAAGCACGAGGAGATCAGAGACGTTCTGTTGTCTGGGGGCGACCCTCTGCTAGTTTCAGACTCGTTCCTTGAAGACATCATCAAACGCTTGAAGGCCATCGACCATGTTGAGATCGTCCGCATAGGAAGCCGGACGCCATGCACGATGCCTCAGAGGATCACGCCCGAACTGTGCAAGATGCTCACGAAGTACCATCCCATGTGGCTGAACACGCACTTCAACCATCCGAAGGAGATCACCCCTGAGTCGAAGAAGGCCGTCGAGATGCTTGTCGACCACGGCATCCCGGTTGGGAACCAGTCTGTGTTGCTCAAGGGGATAAACGACTGCCCGACGATTATGAAGAAGCTCGTACAGGATCTCGTGAAGATCAGGTGCAGACCGTACTACTTCTACCAGTGCGATCTTTCAAGGGGCATCGAGCACTTCAGGACATCGGTTGCGAAGGGCATCGAGATCGCGGAAGCGCTCAGGGGACACACGTCAGGGTTCTCCATTCCGACTTTCATCGTTGACGGCCCTGGCGGCGGAGGGAAGATACCGATAGCGCCTCAATACTTGATATCCATGTCCGACAAGCGCGTCGTGCTGAGGAACTACGAGGGCGGAACGTTCTCGTACCCAGAGCCGAAGGACCGCATATCCGTCTGCCCTCCGACCTGCAAGATGTGCGACGACTACAGCAAGGTAGAGAGCAAGGAGGGCGTCGCTGGCGTTCTCTCTGGCAAGAAGATGTGCCTCGTCCCTGAAGGCAGCCTCAGGGAGTCCAGACGGAAGGGATATCGCAAGAAGAAGTGA
- a CDS encoding thiolase domain-containing protein encodes MKRVAIVGAGQSKYGEFTDKGIKELFFEAYKDMSASVDNGLDPKAIEAAYIGNLGSGGFQLGNMSALVMEYCGLPYILTMRIENACASGGYALVAAIMDVLSGTHKVALAGGVEKMTDVSSTKQKYWLGVSGDTEYERLAGTTFSGLYALIAQRHMHEFGTKREHLSMVAVKNHKNGAQNPKAQFQREITLEQAMKGPIVAAPLNLFDCCSTTDGASAVLVCDADIAKQFTDTPIYVAGFGTSSDYLAIHDRVNTVTLEGTKKASERAYKMAGLTAKDIHLAEVHDCFTIAELLAYEDLGFCEKGKAGQFIEEGHTQIGGDKPVNASGGLKSKGHPIGSTGTGQAYEMFNQLRGTVQKPTRQVKNAEIGLVHNVGGSGGTVAVTIMRR; translated from the coding sequence ATGAAGAGAGTTGCAATAGTCGGAGCAGGACAAAGCAAGTATGGCGAATTCACCGACAAGGGCATCAAAGAACTGTTCTTCGAAGCATACAAGGACATGAGCGCTAGCGTAGACAATGGTCTAGACCCGAAAGCCATCGAGGCCGCCTACATAGGCAACCTCGGCTCGGGAGGCTTTCAGCTTGGAAACATGTCCGCTCTGGTGATGGAGTATTGCGGCCTTCCTTACATCTTGACGATGAGGATTGAGAACGCATGTGCATCAGGCGGGTACGCGCTCGTCGCCGCGATAATGGATGTGCTCTCTGGCACACACAAGGTTGCATTGGCTGGAGGCGTCGAGAAGATGACAGACGTGTCTAGCACGAAGCAGAAGTACTGGCTCGGCGTCTCTGGTGACACCGAGTACGAGAGACTTGCCGGCACGACCTTCTCCGGCCTGTACGCGCTGATCGCTCAGAGACACATGCACGAGTTCGGAACCAAGCGCGAACATCTATCGATGGTGGCTGTCAAGAACCACAAGAACGGCGCACAGAACCCGAAGGCGCAGTTCCAGAGGGAGATCACCCTCGAGCAAGCGATGAAAGGGCCGATTGTTGCCGCTCCCTTGAATCTGTTCGACTGCTGTTCGACCACCGATGGCGCCTCGGCAGTTCTCGTGTGCGATGCGGACATCGCTAAACAGTTCACTGACACACCGATCTACGTGGCTGGGTTCGGCACATCGAGCGACTACCTGGCGATCCATGACAGGGTGAACACCGTCACTCTCGAGGGCACAAAGAAGGCCAGCGAGAGGGCATACAAGATGGCGGGACTAACGGCAAAGGATATTCATCTTGCAGAGGTCCACGACTGTTTCACGATAGCCGAGCTCCTTGCGTACGAAGATCTCGGATTCTGCGAGAAGGGCAAGGCAGGGCAGTTCATCGAAGAAGGCCACACCCAGATAGGTGGGGACAAGCCCGTAAATGCTAGCGGCGGCCTGAAGTCCAAAGGACATCCGATTGGATCGACCGGGACAGGACAGGCGTATGAGATGTTCAACCAGCTCAGAGGAACGGTTCAGAAACCCACAAGACAGGTCAAGAACGCCGAAATAGGGTTGGTGCACAATGTAGGCGGTTCAGGTGGGACCGTCGCTGTTACAATCATGAGGAGGTGA
- a CDS encoding hydroxymethylglutaryl-CoA synthase, with protein MATGISGYGTYIPRFRIKKEEYTKAWGSFSAAGVNEKSVMGFDEDVLTSAVKVSKRALESVPLTPDKVSRFALASTSAPYVEKLLSGTVLVSLGIPNSAFASDHTTSTRAGTEAMISSFEHLAANHGGNAVVAAADAPRASMWNSFEHPLGAGAAAFVLSGDNLIAELEGHASYASEYFGERFKARNDELIQDINVKKFEESSLIVNTTKAGTALMKKLNRNPEDYQHVVIQQPDAKVPATVAARLHFTDVQLAAGLVSKSVGDLGAGSALVGLAAVLDVAKVGDKVMVISYGSGAGSDALSFKVVSERKSPFKVQTELDRKEYIDYVKYLKLKGAIV; from the coding sequence TTGGCGACTGGCATTTCAGGATATGGTACATACATCCCGAGGTTCAGGATCAAGAAGGAAGAGTACACAAAGGCCTGGGGTTCGTTCTCTGCCGCTGGTGTGAACGAGAAATCCGTCATGGGCTTCGACGAGGACGTGTTGACATCGGCGGTCAAGGTTTCGAAGCGAGCGCTTGAATCCGTGCCGCTCACGCCTGATAAGGTGTCGAGATTCGCCTTGGCATCCACTTCCGCTCCGTATGTCGAGAAGCTGCTGTCGGGCACGGTGCTCGTGAGCCTGGGCATACCGAACTCCGCGTTCGCATCGGATCACACAACATCTACAAGGGCGGGAACCGAAGCCATGATATCCAGCTTCGAGCACCTGGCCGCCAACCACGGTGGAAACGCGGTGGTCGCCGCCGCGGACGCACCTAGGGCAAGCATGTGGAACTCGTTCGAGCATCCACTGGGAGCTGGCGCCGCAGCGTTCGTCCTTTCGGGAGACAACCTTATAGCCGAGCTCGAAGGGCATGCGTCATACGCCAGCGAGTACTTCGGAGAGCGGTTCAAGGCGAGGAACGACGAGCTGATCCAGGACATAAACGTTAAGAAGTTCGAGGAATCGTCCCTGATTGTCAACACCACGAAGGCAGGCACCGCGCTCATGAAGAAGCTGAACAGGAATCCCGAGGACTACCAGCACGTGGTCATACAGCAGCCCGACGCCAAGGTCCCGGCCACGGTAGCCGCGAGACTGCACTTCACTGATGTTCAACTGGCAGCGGGCCTGGTCTCGAAATCGGTCGGCGACCTCGGGGCAGGCTCTGCGCTCGTGGGACTCGCAGCAGTCCTGGACGTCGCGAAGGTCGGCGACAAGGTGATGGTAATCTCCTACGGTTCAGGCGCTGGCAGCGACGCCCTGAGCTTCAAGGTTGTCAGCGAGAGGAAATCACCCTTCAAGGTACAGACAGAGCTCGACCGCAAGGAGTACATCGACTATGTCAAGTACCTCAAACTCAAAGGAGCAATCGTGTGA
- a CDS encoding Zn-ribbon domain-containing OB-fold protein — protein sequence MAHVSIPMYWRTIPQRYKLVGHKCKKCGHINFPPKGVCKSCNASSEFEEVQMSGRGKIHTFVLISAGGAPPEFAEQEKAGGQYPVAIVEFEEGPKVIGQIADADPKEVKIGMPVKTELRKIYSEEGVIRYGFKFVPVAEGK from the coding sequence ATGGCACATGTTTCAATCCCGATGTATTGGAGGACCATCCCCCAGAGGTACAAGCTCGTAGGTCACAAGTGCAAGAAGTGCGGCCACATCAACTTCCCGCCCAAGGGCGTCTGCAAGTCCTGCAACGCATCCTCGGAGTTCGAGGAGGTGCAGATGAGCGGCAGGGGGAAGATCCACACCTTCGTCCTGATAAGCGCAGGCGGTGCGCCCCCGGAATTCGCGGAGCAGGAGAAGGCAGGAGGACAGTACCCAGTGGCCATCGTGGAGTTCGAGGAGGGCCCGAAGGTCATAGGCCAGATTGCGGACGCCGACCCGAAGGAGGTCAAGATCGGGATGCCGGTCAAGACCGAGCTAAGGAAGATATACAGCGAAGAGGGCGTCATAAGATACGGATTCAAGTTCGTCCCAGTAGCGGAAGGAAAGTGA
- a CDS encoding CoA transferase subunit A produces MKEAVSKYVKDDDIIYLAGFTHMIPFAAGHEIIRQKRRNMTLCRATPDIIYDQMIAAGCCKKAMFSYAGNPGVGSLRCFRRALEKGQPNKIEIEEYTHFGLSGRLYAGATNMPFLPMRTNLGSDLPAQNPNMKTIKDPYSGDEVSIVPPLKPDLAVVHVQRCDIEGNSHIWGIIGEQKDAAFASKKVIISTEDIVDESVIRSDPNRTVIPDFVVHAVVHEPWCAHPSYTQGYYDRDNEFYMQWDEITKEHDTTLKYLDEWVFGVEDRAAYMKKISAEKLLKLKPKAAYCTPVDYGTL; encoded by the coding sequence ATGAAGGAGGCGGTGTCGAAGTACGTCAAGGACGACGACATCATCTACTTGGCGGGATTCACGCACATGATCCCGTTCGCTGCAGGCCATGAGATCATCCGGCAGAAGAGGCGGAACATGACCCTCTGCCGGGCAACGCCGGATATCATATACGATCAGATGATAGCTGCCGGTTGCTGCAAGAAGGCGATGTTCAGCTACGCCGGAAACCCTGGCGTCGGTTCACTTAGGTGCTTCAGGAGGGCCCTGGAGAAGGGCCAGCCGAACAAGATCGAGATCGAGGAGTATACGCACTTCGGCCTGTCAGGCAGGCTTTACGCGGGGGCGACCAACATGCCGTTCCTGCCGATGCGCACGAACCTTGGCTCGGACCTCCCGGCACAGAACCCCAACATGAAGACGATCAAGGACCCATACTCTGGCGACGAGGTGTCCATCGTACCGCCGCTGAAGCCAGACCTGGCGGTCGTGCATGTCCAGAGATGTGACATAGAGGGCAACTCGCACATATGGGGGATCATAGGTGAGCAGAAGGATGCGGCGTTCGCGTCCAAGAAGGTCATAATCAGCACAGAGGACATCGTGGACGAGTCGGTCATAAGATCCGACCCGAACAGGACCGTGATTCCGGACTTCGTTGTACACGCGGTCGTGCACGAGCCATGGTGCGCGCACCCGTCATACACCCAGGGGTACTACGACAGAGACAACGAATTCTACATGCAGTGGGACGAGATAACTAAGGAGCACGACACGACATTGAAGTACCTGGATGAATGGGTCTTCGGAGTCGAGGACAGGGCGGCGTACATGAAGAAGATCTCGGCGGAGAAGCTGCTGAAGCTGAAGCCGAAGGCGGCCTACTGCACGCCCGTCGACTACGGGACTTTGTGA
- a CDS encoding CoA-transferase subunit beta, with protein sequence MTVTEVTPSELMVIVAARELKDRESVLVGVGIPNLAANLAKKLQAPHLNMVYESGAVGSNPTRMPLSIGDPCLVTGAKSVCSMYEQFAYYLQGGRIDVGFLGGAQIDKYGNINSTVIGQYAAPKVRLPGSGGACDIASNVKKIIVITPHEKRRFVEKVDFLTSPGFIDGKEKWKQLKLQGGGPFAVITNLCTMKFDEITGEMTVVSLHPGVTLEKVQENTPWKLKVVERLENTPAPTDREIATLRALDPAKTYLG encoded by the coding sequence ATGACTGTGACAGAAGTAACTCCGAGCGAATTGATGGTCATAGTAGCGGCAAGGGAACTCAAGGACAGGGAATCGGTCCTTGTAGGCGTGGGCATTCCGAACCTGGCAGCCAACCTGGCGAAGAAGCTCCAGGCGCCGCACCTGAACATGGTGTACGAGTCGGGGGCGGTGGGCTCCAACCCAACAAGGATGCCTTTATCCATAGGCGACCCATGCCTCGTCACGGGCGCGAAGAGCGTCTGCTCGATGTACGAGCAGTTCGCATACTACCTTCAGGGCGGTAGGATAGACGTCGGCTTCCTTGGAGGCGCGCAGATCGACAAATACGGGAACATCAACTCGACGGTCATCGGCCAGTACGCTGCTCCCAAGGTCAGACTGCCTGGCAGTGGCGGAGCATGCGACATCGCGTCAAACGTCAAGAAGATCATCGTGATAACCCCCCACGAGAAACGCAGGTTCGTCGAGAAAGTGGACTTCCTGACGAGTCCGGGGTTCATCGACGGCAAGGAGAAGTGGAAGCAGCTGAAGTTGCAGGGCGGCGGCCCCTTTGCAGTCATCACAAACCTGTGCACAATGAAGTTTGACGAGATCACAGGCGAGATGACCGTCGTGTCTCTCCATCCCGGCGTCACGCTAGAAAAGGTTCAGGAGAACACCCCTTGGAAGCTCAAGGTGGTCGAGAGATTGGAGAACACTCCCGCGCCGACGGATAGAGAAATCGCAACGCTCCGCGCGCTAGATCCCGCTAAGACATATCTGGGGTGA
- a CDS encoding glutamate-1-semialdehyde 2,1-aminomutase, producing MCAEFDPISEYQAKTTKSFELFKHACQHLPGGVTGNIKFYKPYPIYAKRAKGSHLWDVDGNEYIDYMLCFGPLILGHGHPRVMQAIQKQLEDDGTTIFGPPHELEVKMAERLNRIFPSAEMTRFANSGLEATMHALRVARGFKRKSRIAKFEGHYHGCYDEALVSLTPSEETAGPEAAPQPVSCSMGTSDYTLQSVQVLPFNDTENTIRLLRAHKGDLAAVIMEPIQRGFIPSDPEFLKAVRETTTELGIVLIFDEVMSGFRMDRLGGAQTMMGVTPDLMCLGKIIGGGFPCGAFLGRREIMEVVNPFTRNKDDRVFHGGTFNGHPTILAAGMATLDVLDEPETYPYLNRITEKLQNGMNDLFDRLNVEAQAIGPGSTFKIVFSKRKLCDYRDALKCDQKKQQLFDFGMISRGIHFHPDKPFYTCTEHTDKDVEHTLNVAEEVLMKMR from the coding sequence GTGTGCGCTGAATTCGATCCGATCTCTGAATATCAAGCGAAGACGACGAAGAGCTTTGAACTGTTCAAGCACGCTTGCCAACACCTCCCTGGTGGTGTCACGGGCAATATCAAGTTCTACAAACCGTACCCGATCTACGCAAAGCGTGCGAAGGGATCTCACCTCTGGGATGTAGACGGCAACGAGTACATAGACTACATGCTGTGCTTCGGTCCTCTGATTCTGGGGCATGGACACCCGAGGGTGATGCAAGCGATCCAGAAGCAGCTGGAGGACGATGGCACTACAATCTTCGGCCCGCCACATGAGCTCGAGGTGAAGATGGCTGAGCGGCTGAACCGCATCTTCCCCAGCGCGGAGATGACACGATTCGCGAACTCCGGGCTCGAAGCGACCATGCACGCGCTACGGGTTGCCAGAGGGTTCAAACGGAAGAGCCGAATCGCCAAGTTCGAGGGACACTATCACGGGTGCTACGACGAGGCTTTGGTCAGCCTGACGCCGTCCGAGGAGACAGCCGGGCCGGAGGCGGCCCCCCAGCCAGTGTCCTGTTCGATGGGGACATCGGACTACACCCTCCAGAGCGTACAGGTCCTGCCTTTCAACGACACGGAGAACACAATTCGGCTGCTGAGAGCGCACAAGGGCGATCTGGCAGCAGTGATCATGGAGCCGATCCAGAGGGGGTTCATCCCCTCAGATCCCGAGTTCTTGAAGGCCGTCCGCGAGACGACAACTGAGCTTGGGATCGTATTGATATTCGACGAGGTGATGTCGGGCTTCCGCATGGATCGACTGGGTGGAGCGCAAACGATGATGGGAGTAACTCCGGACTTGATGTGCCTAGGCAAGATCATCGGTGGAGGATTCCCATGTGGCGCGTTCCTCGGCAGGCGGGAGATCATGGAAGTGGTCAATCCCTTCACCAGGAACAAGGATGATAGAGTCTTCCACGGCGGCACATTCAACGGCCATCCGACAATACTGGCCGCAGGAATGGCAACATTGGATGTGCTCGATGAACCAGAGACCTATCCATACCTGAACCGGATCACGGAGAAGCTTCAAAATGGCATGAACGATCTCTTCGATAGACTGAATGTTGAGGCCCAAGCTATAGGTCCGGGTTCGACGTTCAAGATTGTCTTCAGCAAGAGGAAGCTGTGCGACTACAGGGACGCTCTGAAGTGTGACCAGAAGAAGCAGCAGCTTTTCGACTTTGGCATGATCTCACGAGGCATCCACTTCCACCCTGACAAGCCGTTCTACACATGCACTGAGCATACAGACAAGGATGTCGAACACACCCTGAATGTCGCCGAAGAAGTCCTCATGAAGATGAGGTAG
- the dapF gene encoding diaminopimelate epimerase, with protein sequence MKYDFRFVKYQGCGNDFIIKDEMEGPVTPDSDRSKLARKLCDRHFKVGADGVIFIEKAEGVHGSMRLFEPAGNEADMCGNGLRCVAAYVANKLGKDAVDILTKDGVKQVTHAGGQYRANMGSVRTGTKDLREYIPGRLSVKDGLIVIPLDSTERSLSGYVVNSGEPHVVVRSEHLGSENVRMIGDLVNGDRTRFPDGININFVQVVGDHEIKVRTYERGVYNETMACGTGATASAFVAHTLGWVKPGIVTVHALGGDIGIEFAKDGNAYMTGPAVAEFEGKLVAEV encoded by the coding sequence ATGAAATACGATTTCAGGTTCGTCAAGTACCAGGGTTGCGGGAACGATTTCATCATCAAGGACGAGATGGAAGGTCCTGTAACCCCTGACTCGGACCGAAGCAAGCTGGCCCGTAAGCTATGCGATAGGCATTTCAAGGTCGGCGCGGACGGTGTCATATTCATCGAGAAGGCAGAAGGCGTGCACGGCTCCATGAGGCTCTTCGAGCCCGCTGGAAATGAAGCAGACATGTGCGGTAACGGACTGCGGTGCGTGGCCGCCTATGTTGCGAACAAGCTAGGCAAAGATGCTGTAGACATCCTGACGAAGGATGGTGTCAAGCAGGTTACGCATGCCGGCGGACAGTATCGCGCGAATATGGGATCCGTCAGGACTGGCACGAAGGACCTCAGAGAGTACATTCCAGGGAGACTGAGTGTGAAGGACGGGCTGATTGTCATCCCGTTAGATTCAACCGAACGGTCCCTGTCCGGATATGTCGTCAACTCAGGGGAGCCGCATGTTGTCGTGAGGTCCGAGCATCTTGGTTCCGAGAACGTGAGGATGATCGGCGACTTGGTGAACGGGGACCGCACTCGCTTCCCCGATGGCATCAACATCAATTTTGTGCAGGTCGTGGGGGATCACGAGATAAAGGTCAGGACCTACGAGCGAGGAGTCTACAACGAGACCATGGCATGTGGGACAGGCGCCACCGCGAGCGCTTTTGTGGCGCACACCCTGGGGTGGGTCAAGCCGGGCATTGTGACAGTACATGCACTCGGAGGGGACATCGGGATTGAGTTCGCCAAGGACGGCAACGCCTATATGACAGGCCCCGCAGTAGCCGAGTTCGAGGGCAAGCTGGTTGCCGAGGTCTGA